The following are encoded together in the Opitutus sp. ER46 genome:
- the can gene encoding carbonate dehydratase, which yields MPTLEHLFAKNRAWAEAIQKKHPGFFSELSQQQKPAYLWIGCADSRVPANEIVGLLPGELFVHRNIANVVVHTDLNCLSVIQFAVDVLKVRHIIVTGHYGCSGVNAALQRERVGLADNWLQHVEDVCHKHERRLECVRGDGNARADRLCELNVIEQVANVCRTTIVRDAWGRGQPLTIHGWIYGLIDGRIHDLHCTASNADEAARTHASALAALDAKVG from the coding sequence ATGCCCACCCTCGAGCACCTGTTTGCCAAGAACCGCGCCTGGGCCGAAGCCATCCAGAAGAAGCATCCCGGCTTCTTCTCCGAGCTCTCCCAGCAGCAGAAACCCGCCTACCTCTGGATCGGTTGCGCCGACAGCCGCGTGCCAGCCAATGAGATCGTCGGTCTCCTGCCCGGAGAACTTTTTGTCCACCGCAACATCGCCAACGTGGTGGTGCACACCGACCTGAACTGCCTCTCCGTCATCCAGTTCGCCGTCGATGTGCTCAAGGTGCGCCACATCATCGTCACCGGCCACTATGGCTGCAGCGGCGTCAACGCCGCCCTTCAGCGCGAGCGCGTCGGCCTGGCCGACAACTGGCTCCAGCACGTCGAGGACGTCTGCCACAAGCACGAGCGTCGCCTCGAATGCGTCCGCGGCGATGGCAACGCCCGCGCCGACCGGCTCTGCGAGCTCAATGTCATCGAGCAGGTCGCCAACGTCTGCCGCACCACGATCGTGCGCGACGCCTGGGGCCGGGGCCAGCCGCTCACCATCCATGGCTGGATCTATGGCCTGATCGACGGCCGCATCCACGACCTCCACTGCACCGCCAGCAACGCCGACGAGGCCGCCCGCACTCATGCCTCCGCCCTGGCCGCGCTGGACGCCAAGGTGGGCTGA
- a CDS encoding aldo/keto reductase — MTSPTSTPWRTRRLGSNGPEVSEIGLGCMGMSEFYDPSQMDEQESIRVIHRYLDEGGNLLDTADMYGSGRNEELVGKAIAGRRMRVVLATKFGNVRGPNGEFLGLRGDPEYVRECCDASLRRLKVDVIDLYYQHRVDPKVPIEDTVGAMAELVRAGKVRYLGLSEAAPATIRRAAQVHAIAALQTEYSLWSRDVELDILPTIRELGIGFVAYSPLGRGFLTGRFKSIDDLPADDYRRHSPRFQGANFQKNLDLVAKIHQLAGRKGVTPSQLALGWVLAQGEDIVPIPGTKRVAYLEENLAAERVTLTAEELSEIDAILPVGAAAGDRYNAQSMAALNR, encoded by the coding sequence ATGACGTCACCCACCAGCACCCCCTGGCGCACCCGTCGGCTCGGCTCAAACGGACCCGAAGTGTCCGAGATCGGCCTCGGCTGCATGGGCATGAGCGAGTTCTACGATCCCAGCCAGATGGACGAACAGGAGTCCATCCGCGTGATCCACCGCTACCTCGACGAGGGCGGCAACCTGCTCGACACCGCCGACATGTACGGCAGCGGCCGCAACGAGGAACTCGTCGGCAAGGCCATCGCCGGCCGCCGCATGCGTGTCGTGCTCGCCACCAAGTTCGGCAACGTCCGCGGCCCCAACGGAGAATTCCTCGGCCTGCGCGGCGATCCGGAGTACGTCCGCGAGTGCTGCGATGCCAGCCTCCGCCGCCTCAAGGTCGACGTCATCGACCTCTACTACCAGCACCGCGTCGACCCCAAGGTTCCCATCGAGGATACCGTCGGCGCGATGGCCGAACTCGTCCGCGCCGGCAAGGTCCGCTACCTCGGCCTCTCCGAGGCCGCGCCCGCCACGATCCGCCGGGCCGCCCAGGTTCACGCCATCGCCGCGCTGCAGACCGAATACTCGCTGTGGAGCCGCGACGTCGAACTCGATATCCTGCCCACCATCCGCGAACTCGGCATCGGCTTCGTCGCCTACAGTCCGCTCGGCCGCGGCTTTCTCACCGGGCGCTTCAAGTCGATCGATGATCTGCCGGCCGACGACTACCGCCGCCACTCGCCCCGTTTCCAAGGCGCGAACTTCCAGAAGAACCTCGATCTCGTGGCCAAGATCCACCAGCTCGCCGGCCGCAAGGGAGTCACGCCCAGCCAGCTCGCGCTCGGGTGGGTGCTCGCCCAAGGCGAGGACATCGTGCCGATCCCCGGCACGAAGCGCGTGGCGTACCTCGAGGAGAATCTGGCCGCAGAGCGCGTGACGCTCACCGCGGAGGAGTTGAGTGAAATCGATGCCATCCTGCCCGTCGGCGCCGCCGCGGGGGATCGCTACAACGCGCAGTCGATGGCCGCGCTGAATCGATGA
- a CDS encoding response regulator produces MLTPPTATRPSARLRILYVDDVPELRELVRLVFARQGHTVDCAVDGLAAIETLSSGTAAYDLIITDHHMPRMNGLTFVGNLRQLDVKSRVVVFSSELDPSVAVEYERLHVDRVLFKPVYPSFLRQMVAEMFPATAPAATPASVP; encoded by the coding sequence ATGCTCACTCCTCCCACTGCCACTCGCCCCTCCGCCCGGCTGCGCATTCTCTACGTCGACGACGTGCCGGAGCTCCGCGAGTTGGTCCGCCTCGTTTTCGCCCGCCAGGGCCACACCGTCGACTGCGCCGTCGACGGGCTTGCTGCCATCGAAACGCTATCCTCCGGCACCGCCGCGTACGACCTGATCATCACCGATCATCACATGCCGCGCATGAATGGCCTCACGTTCGTCGGCAACCTGCGCCAGCTCGACGTCAAGTCCCGCGTCGTGGTTTTCAGCTCGGAGCTCGATCCTTCCGTCGCCGTCGAATACGAGCGCCTCCACGTTGATCGCGTCCTCTTCAAGCCGGTCTATCCGTCGTTCCTGCGCCAAATGGTCGCGGAGATGTTCCCCGCCACCGCCCCCGCCGCCACCCCCGCGTCGGTGCCCTGA
- a CDS encoding M3 family metallopeptidase, translating to MFVPVALSAPRLLLAPAALSTGVLAACLLAAFIVAPGARAASSGDNPLLTRSPLPFEYPQFDRIKPEHFLPAYEITMAEHLRTIDAIANSPEAPTFENTIVALERSGQDFGRVSRTFGNLVGAHANDELRAVEKTMAPKLAAHGDAIRLNARLFTRIDAIYQQLPKLNLDAESARLVDRYYKDFVRAGAKLAEPDKEKLRQMNQELAALETTFAQNVQKESNAGAIIVTDKAQLAGMSAAEIAATEAAAKAAKKPGQYVINLVNTTGQPPVGSLENRALRQKIQEASLARCSRGGEFDNRAIISQIARLRAERSQLLGFQTYADFALAEQTAGSVATVNKLLSDLAVPAVANARREAADIQALIDADKGGFKVASWDWDFYSEKVRQARYKMDESQLKPYLEMNRVLTDGLFYAANKLYGLTFKERHDLPVYEPTVRVFDVFNADGSQLAIFLADYYARASKRGGAWMNAYMSQSGLLGTKPVIANHLNVPKPADGQPTLLTFDEVTTMFHEFGHALHGMFSDVRYPRFAGTQVPRDFVEFPSQVNEMWATWPEVVKHYAKHYQTGEPMPAALLEKLLATQKFNQGYKTTEYLAASLLDQAWHQLTPAQVPNADGVLAFEAEALRKAGVDFAPVPPRYRSAYFVHVFRNGYSAGYYSYIWAEVLDADAVEWFKANGGLTRANGDHLRQTVLSRGGSAEAKTLYQSFAGREPSVKPLLQRRGLDAAADGAAARE from the coding sequence ATGTTCGTCCCCGTTGCCCTCTCCGCGCCGCGGCTGCTCCTCGCGCCTGCCGCTCTTTCCACTGGTGTTCTCGCGGCCTGCCTGCTGGCCGCCTTCATCGTCGCCCCCGGCGCCCGCGCCGCTTCCTCCGGCGACAACCCGCTGCTCACCCGCAGCCCGCTGCCGTTCGAGTACCCGCAGTTCGACCGGATCAAGCCGGAGCATTTCCTGCCGGCGTACGAGATCACCATGGCCGAGCACCTGCGGACCATCGACGCCATCGCCAACAGCCCCGAGGCCCCAACGTTCGAGAACACGATCGTCGCCCTGGAACGCTCCGGCCAGGACTTCGGCCGCGTGTCCCGCACCTTCGGCAACCTCGTCGGCGCCCACGCCAACGACGAGCTGCGCGCCGTCGAAAAGACCATGGCACCCAAGCTCGCCGCCCATGGCGACGCGATCCGGCTCAACGCCAGGCTCTTCACGCGCATCGACGCGATCTACCAGCAGCTGCCCAAGCTCAACCTCGACGCCGAGTCCGCCCGCCTCGTCGACCGCTACTACAAGGACTTCGTCCGCGCCGGCGCCAAGCTGGCCGAGCCGGACAAGGAGAAGCTCCGCCAGATGAACCAGGAGCTGGCCGCCCTCGAGACGACGTTCGCCCAAAACGTCCAGAAGGAGAGCAACGCCGGCGCCATCATCGTCACCGACAAGGCCCAGCTCGCCGGCATGTCCGCCGCCGAGATCGCCGCCACCGAAGCCGCCGCCAAGGCCGCCAAGAAGCCCGGCCAGTACGTCATCAATCTCGTCAACACCACCGGTCAGCCGCCCGTCGGCTCCCTCGAGAATCGCGCCCTGCGCCAGAAAATCCAGGAAGCCTCCCTCGCCCGCTGCAGCCGCGGCGGTGAATTCGACAATCGCGCCATCATCTCGCAGATCGCCCGGCTCCGCGCCGAACGCTCCCAGCTCCTCGGCTTCCAGACCTACGCCGACTTCGCCCTCGCCGAGCAGACCGCGGGCTCCGTGGCCACCGTGAACAAGCTCCTCAGCGATCTCGCCGTCCCCGCTGTCGCCAACGCCCGCCGCGAGGCCGCCGACATCCAGGCCCTCATCGACGCCGACAAGGGCGGCTTCAAAGTCGCATCCTGGGACTGGGATTTCTACTCCGAGAAGGTCCGCCAGGCCCGGTACAAGATGGATGAGTCCCAGCTCAAGCCGTACCTCGAGATGAACCGCGTGCTCACCGACGGCCTGTTCTACGCCGCTAACAAGCTCTACGGCCTCACCTTCAAGGAGCGCCACGATCTCCCGGTCTATGAGCCCACCGTGCGCGTGTTCGACGTCTTCAATGCCGACGGCTCCCAACTCGCGATCTTCCTCGCCGATTACTACGCCCGCGCCTCCAAGCGGGGTGGCGCCTGGATGAACGCCTACATGAGCCAGTCCGGCCTCCTCGGCACCAAGCCCGTCATCGCCAACCACCTCAACGTGCCGAAGCCCGCCGACGGCCAACCGACCCTGCTCACCTTCGACGAGGTGACCACGATGTTTCACGAGTTCGGCCACGCCCTCCACGGCATGTTCTCCGACGTGCGCTACCCGCGCTTTGCCGGCACGCAGGTGCCGCGCGACTTCGTCGAGTTCCCGTCCCAGGTGAACGAGATGTGGGCCACCTGGCCCGAGGTCGTGAAGCACTACGCGAAGCACTACCAGACCGGTGAGCCCATGCCCGCCGCGCTGCTCGAGAAGCTGCTCGCCACCCAGAAGTTTAACCAGGGCTACAAGACCACCGAGTACCTTGCCGCCTCGCTCCTCGACCAGGCCTGGCACCAGCTCACGCCCGCCCAGGTGCCCAACGCCGACGGCGTCCTCGCCTTCGAGGCCGAAGCCCTCCGCAAGGCCGGCGTCGATTTTGCGCCCGTCCCGCCGCGCTACCGCAGCGCCTATTTCGTCCACGTCTTCCGCAACGGCTACTCCGCCGGCTACTACTCGTACATCTGGGCCGAGGTCCTCGATGCCGACGCCGTCGAGTGGTTCAAGGCCAACGGCGGCCTCACCCGCGCCAACGGCGATCACCTCCGCCAGACCGTTCTCTCCCGCGGCGGCAGCGCCGAGGCCAAGACGCTCTATCAGAGCTTCGCCGGCCGCGAACCCTCGGTAAAGCCGCTCCTCCAGCGCCGCGGCCTCGACGCCGCCGCCGACGGCGCGGCGGCGAGGGAATGA
- a CDS encoding DUF6496 domain-containing protein, with the protein MPKKATVERAHRDARQGKSASTQAGEFVREQIDNIRAGRHGARSTKQAIAIGLSEARRAGVKLPPPRRGRTSAATRRKARHDAAQARSGTRHSPSRRRSQATTKALRREPTSTASRSALSRQARQAARRRSPAQRSASARKAAATRRRRATKSSRS; encoded by the coding sequence ATGCCCAAGAAAGCCACCGTCGAACGTGCCCACCGCGACGCCCGCCAGGGTAAGTCGGCCTCCACCCAGGCCGGCGAATTCGTCCGCGAACAGATCGACAACATCCGCGCCGGCCGCCACGGCGCCCGTTCCACCAAACAGGCCATCGCCATCGGTCTCTCCGAAGCGCGCCGCGCCGGCGTAAAACTCCCTCCGCCTCGCCGCGGCCGGACATCCGCCGCGACGCGCCGCAAGGCCCGGCACGACGCCGCCCAAGCCCGGTCGGGCACGCGCCACTCTCCGTCGCGCCGACGCTCGCAGGCCACCACCAAGGCCTTGCGCCGCGAGCCGACCTCCACCGCGTCGCGCTCCGCCCTCTCACGCCAGGCCCGCCAGGCCGCCCGCCGGCGGTCCCCCGCCCAACGTTCCGCCTCCGCCCGCAAGGCCGCCGCCACCCGACGCCGGCGCGCCACCAAATCCTCGCGTTCCTGA
- a CDS encoding MarR family transcriptional regulator translates to MLRRPSAITKHHYETLAAWRYALRRFLRFSQDAARGAGIPPQQHQALLAIKGFPGRDFATVGELAERLMLKHHSAVGLVDRLAKRGLVRRRVSTTDRRRSEVRVTARGETLIRRLSAAHVHELRNLRPELRRLLDLVEHS, encoded by the coding sequence ATGCTCCGGCGCCCTTCCGCCATCACCAAGCATCACTACGAGACGCTCGCCGCCTGGCGCTACGCCCTCCGGCGCTTCCTGCGCTTCAGCCAGGACGCCGCCCGCGGCGCCGGTATCCCGCCTCAGCAGCACCAGGCCCTGCTCGCCATCAAAGGCTTCCCCGGGCGCGACTTCGCCACCGTCGGCGAACTCGCCGAACGCCTGATGCTCAAGCATCACAGCGCCGTCGGCCTCGTCGACCGACTCGCCAAACGCGGGCTCGTCCGCCGGCGGGTCTCGACCACCGACCGCCGCCGCAGCGAGGTGCGGGTCACCGCCCGCGGCGAAACCCTCATCCGCCGGCTCTCCGCCGCCCACGTGCACGAGTTGCGCAATCTCCGCCCGGAACTCCGCCGGCTCCTCGATCTGGTCGAGCATTCCTGA
- a CDS encoding phage holin family protein, whose product MPHPNSLPALLRELRDDTTTLLRQEVALAKAELKQNASSVGQHTVQMAIGGFVAYAGLIVLLIGLGLLGSSLLVRAGLDPDLAEWLAPAAIGAAVALIGWSLVARARRALAADQIAPRETLQSLREDKDWAQSKLPHSA is encoded by the coding sequence ATGCCTCACCCCAACAGCCTGCCCGCGCTCCTGCGGGAACTGCGCGACGACACCACGACCCTGCTCCGCCAGGAGGTCGCTCTCGCCAAGGCCGAGCTCAAGCAGAATGCCAGTAGCGTCGGCCAGCACACGGTCCAGATGGCCATCGGTGGCTTCGTCGCCTACGCCGGACTCATCGTGTTGCTCATCGGCCTCGGCCTGCTCGGCAGTTCGCTGCTCGTTCGCGCCGGGCTGGACCCCGACCTGGCGGAATGGCTCGCCCCCGCCGCCATCGGCGCCGCGGTGGCCCTCATCGGCTGGAGCCTTGTCGCCCGCGCCCGACGCGCCTTGGCCGCCGATCAGATTGCCCCCCGCGAGACGCTCCAGTCCCTCCGCGAGGACAAGGACTGGGCCCAAAGCAAACTTCCCCACTCCGCATGA
- a CDS encoding DUF3618 domain-containing protein, with amino-acid sequence MNPNPNREVDALRSDIELTRQRMDDTMDALTERFQGRHLLDEIIGFFRGGDASASGAQVREMIAKSAGTASHAVVDTVKKNPLPILLMTAGAAWLAYSISRGRREDADLSSDENERFDPDTHFDRPIHYPTGGESFASTGEEGDESRFQHLRDTVGEKAAGAKEQLKQKWSDLSEGARSKFESARERMGELGQDAREHTREVYERSRDRVAEAVDEHPLGVGLGCLAAGMLIGLALPTPAPVNRLAGTTMDRLKSRTRDAGREAVEKGRHVVRAAASAATTAARDEAEAQGLATERKKENGATPAAPTSTPLPADTGMAGTPGTVMGGAADPSLTRPGM; translated from the coding sequence ATGAATCCCAATCCCAACCGCGAGGTCGACGCCCTCCGCTCCGACATCGAGCTCACCCGCCAGCGCATGGATGACACCATGGACGCGCTCACCGAGCGTTTCCAGGGGCGCCATCTGCTCGACGAAATCATCGGCTTCTTCCGTGGCGGCGACGCCAGCGCCAGCGGCGCGCAAGTCCGCGAGATGATCGCCAAGTCGGCCGGCACAGCCTCGCACGCCGTTGTAGACACCGTGAAAAAGAACCCACTCCCCATCCTTCTGATGACCGCCGGGGCCGCCTGGCTGGCGTACTCAATCAGCCGCGGCCGGCGCGAAGACGCCGACCTCTCCTCCGACGAAAACGAGCGTTTCGACCCCGACACGCACTTCGATCGCCCCATCCACTATCCCACCGGCGGCGAGTCCTTCGCATCGACGGGCGAAGAAGGCGACGAATCCCGTTTTCAACACCTGCGCGACACCGTCGGCGAGAAGGCCGCCGGCGCGAAAGAGCAGTTGAAGCAGAAATGGTCCGACCTGAGCGAGGGCGCCCGCAGCAAGTTCGAGTCCGCCCGCGAACGCATGGGCGAACTCGGCCAGGACGCGCGCGAACACACCCGTGAGGTGTACGAACGCTCGCGCGACCGCGTCGCCGAGGCTGTCGACGAACACCCGCTGGGCGTGGGGCTGGGCTGCCTCGCCGCCGGCATGCTCATCGGCCTCGCGCTGCCGACGCCCGCGCCCGTGAACCGGCTCGCCGGCACCACGATGGATCGGCTCAAGAGCCGAACCCGCGACGCCGGCCGGGAAGCCGTCGAGAAAGGCCGCCATGTCGTGCGCGCCGCGGCGTCCGCCGCCACCACTGCCGCCCGCGACGAGGCCGAAGCCCAGGGCCTCGCCACCGAGCGCAAAAAGGAAAACGGCGCCACGCCCGCCGCCCCGACGAGCACGCCCCTGCCGGCCGATACGGGCATGGCCGGCACGCCGGGTACGGTGATGGGCGGAGCCGCCGATCCTTCGCTCACGCGACCGGGCATGTAG
- a CDS encoding YihY/virulence factor BrkB family protein yields the protein MPRPADRKRNVYPPAPHEAGHGREAEEPHEVPHRGWLDILVRTKRQIASDNLSIVAAGVAFYAFVAVTPALAALIGIYGLISDPGQVRDQVNALAGVVPREILPVLEDQLSRITANAEVASLSAIVGVLVALYSSAKATKAVIQGLNIAYGEEEKRGFFRLNAIALLLTACAIAAGVIALALVAVLPALLENLSLGPALDQVLNWARWPLLVVGFTAMLAVLYRYAPSRDEARWAWVSWGAVVASLLWIAGSAGFSVYVSRFGSYDKTYGSLGAIVVFLLWTYLSAYVVLLGAELNAEMERQTVKDTTEGAPRPLGQRGAFAADTVGPARHEGSGETKTRPPPKRRRETD from the coding sequence ATGCCCCGCCCCGCAGATCGCAAGCGCAATGTGTATCCCCCGGCCCCGCACGAAGCCGGTCACGGCCGCGAGGCGGAGGAGCCGCACGAGGTGCCGCACCGCGGCTGGCTCGACATTCTCGTCCGCACCAAGCGGCAGATCGCGAGCGACAACCTGTCGATTGTCGCGGCGGGCGTGGCGTTCTACGCGTTTGTCGCGGTCACCCCCGCGCTGGCCGCGTTGATCGGCATCTACGGGCTCATCTCCGACCCCGGTCAGGTGCGCGACCAGGTCAACGCGCTCGCCGGCGTCGTGCCGCGCGAGATTCTCCCGGTACTCGAAGACCAATTAAGTCGGATCACCGCCAACGCCGAAGTTGCCAGCCTGAGCGCCATCGTCGGCGTCCTGGTCGCGCTCTATAGCAGCGCGAAAGCCACAAAGGCCGTCATCCAAGGCCTCAACATCGCGTACGGCGAGGAGGAGAAGCGCGGCTTCTTCCGGCTGAACGCGATCGCCCTGCTGCTCACCGCGTGCGCCATCGCCGCCGGCGTCATCGCGCTCGCGCTCGTCGCCGTCCTCCCCGCGCTGCTTGAGAACCTCAGCCTCGGCCCCGCCCTCGACCAAGTGCTCAACTGGGCCCGCTGGCCGTTGCTGGTGGTCGGCTTCACCGCCATGCTTGCCGTGCTCTACCGCTATGCCCCGAGCCGCGACGAAGCCCGCTGGGCCTGGGTGAGCTGGGGCGCCGTCGTCGCCAGCCTGCTCTGGATCGCCGGCTCGGCTGGCTTCTCTGTCTACGTTTCGCGCTTCGGCAGCTACGACAAAACCTACGGCTCGCTCGGCGCGATCGTGGTCTTCCTGCTGTGGACGTACCTCTCGGCATACGTGGTCCTACTCGGCGCCGAGCTCAACGCGGAGATGGAACGCCAGACCGTGAAGGACACCACCGAGGGCGCGCCCCGCCCACTCGGCCAGCGCGGGGCGTTCGCCGCCGACACGGTCGGGCCTGCACGGCACGAGGGCAGCGGCGAGACCAAGACGCGACCGCCGCCGAAGCGGCGGCGCGAGACCGATTGA
- a CDS encoding S9 family peptidase, translated as MQSLAPRIRVALATAFLACAGLASAADAAPAPSRALQLEDMFRFRRVSDPQVSPDGRQVVFVVTEVVKEENRTNADLWLVAADGSGTPRKLTHSPKHDRNPRWSPDGRWIAFESTRDGTPQIFLLPVAGGEPRKVTTLFTGASQPRWSPDGRTLAFVSSVYPEFSSRPFAESDRLNREKGEAQEKSKVKARVVDQLLFRHWDSWVEGQRQHVFVVAVNADGAAIGQPRDVTPGENDGVPNSMTFSEGDDFVFSPDGKEIVTALPPLPTREQAWTTNYDVWSINLTTGERRNLTEGNRAADNAPRFSPDGRYLAYRAQAVPGFEADRWQIWVLDRTNGQRRSLTANWDRSVGNFCWTPNGAALLVEAEEQAIGPIFRVDVTSGAVAPVVTGGVNTGMSLAADGRWFAFLHQEMTQPPEVARLDLGQTVAKPLTQMNAALLEPIAFTPPESVTVQGAGGTPVQMWIVKPPHFDPARKYPLVFWVHGGPQGAWTNAWSTRWNAQIWAAQGYVLALPNPRGSTGFGQQFTNEISRDWGGKVFEDLKACLTFMQQQSYIDATRMAAAGASYGGFMMNYFQGHLPGVFRCIVNHDGVYNFNTMYTTTDELWFDEYEHGLPWTDPEFEKFSPHRFAAAWSTPMLVVHGELDFRCPVSEGLAAFTTLQRKGVRSKLLLFPDEGHWVLKPQNSELWHKTVFSWLGDYLKTN; from the coding sequence ATGCAGTCCCTTGCCCCGCGTATCCGGGTGGCTCTGGCCACCGCATTCCTGGCCTGCGCCGGCCTCGCCTCGGCCGCCGACGCCGCTCCGGCGCCGTCCCGCGCCCTCCAGCTCGAGGACATGTTTCGCTTCCGGCGGGTGTCCGATCCCCAGGTCTCGCCCGATGGCCGCCAGGTGGTGTTTGTCGTCACCGAAGTGGTGAAGGAGGAGAACCGGACGAATGCCGATCTCTGGCTGGTGGCGGCCGACGGTTCCGGCACGCCGCGCAAGCTGACCCACTCGCCGAAGCACGACCGCAATCCCCGCTGGTCGCCGGACGGCCGCTGGATCGCGTTTGAGTCGACCCGCGATGGCACGCCACAGATCTTCCTGCTCCCCGTCGCCGGCGGCGAACCGCGCAAGGTGACCACGCTGTTCACTGGCGCGTCGCAGCCGCGCTGGTCGCCGGACGGGCGCACACTGGCGTTCGTGTCGTCGGTTTATCCCGAGTTTTCCAGCCGACCCTTTGCCGAGTCGGACCGGCTCAACCGCGAGAAGGGCGAGGCGCAGGAGAAGAGCAAAGTGAAGGCGCGAGTCGTGGACCAGCTGCTGTTCCGGCACTGGGACAGCTGGGTGGAGGGCCAGCGGCAGCATGTGTTTGTCGTGGCGGTGAATGCCGACGGCGCCGCCATCGGCCAGCCACGGGATGTCACGCCCGGCGAGAACGACGGCGTGCCGAATTCGATGACCTTCAGCGAAGGCGACGACTTTGTGTTCTCGCCCGACGGCAAAGAGATCGTGACCGCGCTGCCGCCGCTGCCGACGCGCGAGCAGGCGTGGACGACGAACTACGACGTCTGGTCGATCAATCTCACGACCGGGGAACGGCGGAACCTGACGGAGGGCAACCGGGCCGCGGACAACGCGCCCCGCTTCTCGCCGGACGGCCGCTATCTCGCTTACCGGGCGCAGGCGGTGCCGGGCTTCGAGGCGGATCGCTGGCAAATCTGGGTGCTCGATCGCACCAACGGCCAGCGCCGCAGCCTCACCGCGAACTGGGATCGCTCGGTCGGCAACTTCTGCTGGACGCCGAACGGCGCGGCGTTGCTCGTCGAGGCGGAGGAACAGGCCATCGGGCCGATCTTTCGCGTCGACGTGACCAGCGGCGCGGTGGCGCCGGTTGTCACGGGCGGCGTGAACACGGGCATGTCGCTCGCGGCCGACGGCCGCTGGTTCGCGTTTCTCCACCAGGAGATGACGCAGCCGCCGGAAGTGGCGCGGCTCGACCTGGGCCAGACCGTGGCGAAGCCGCTCACACAGATGAACGCCGCGCTGCTCGAGCCGATCGCGTTCACGCCGCCAGAATCCGTCACGGTGCAGGGCGCGGGCGGCACGCCGGTCCAGATGTGGATCGTGAAGCCGCCGCACTTTGACCCGGCACGGAAGTATCCCCTTGTGTTCTGGGTGCACGGCGGACCGCAGGGCGCGTGGACGAACGCCTGGTCGACGCGCTGGAATGCGCAAATCTGGGCGGCGCAGGGCTACGTGCTCGCGCTGCCGAATCCGCGCGGCAGCACCGGCTTCGGCCAGCAGTTCACCAACGAGATTTCGCGCGACTGGGGTGGCAAGGTCTTCGAGGACCTGAAGGCGTGCCTCACGTTCATGCAGCAGCAGTCGTACATCGACGCGACGCGCATGGCCGCGGCCGGCGCGAGCTACGGCGGCTTCATGATGAACTATTTCCAGGGCCACCTCCCGGGCGTGTTTCGCTGCATCGTGAACCACGATGGCGTGTACAACTTCAACACCATGTACACGACGACCGACGAGCTGTGGTTCGACGAGTATGAGCACGGGCTGCCCTGGACGGATCCCGAGTTTGAAAAATTCTCGCCGCACCGCTTTGCCGCCGCTTGGTCGACGCCGATGCTGGTCGTGCATGGCGAGCTGGATTTCCGCTGCCCGGTGTCGGAAGGCCTCGCCGCCTTCACGACGCTGCAGCGCAAGGGTGTGCGCTCGAAGCTCCTGCTCTTCCCGGACGAAGGTCACTGGGTGCTGAAGCCGCAGAACAGCGAACTCTGGCACAAGACGGTCTTCAGCTGGCTCGGCGACTACCTGAAAACGAACTGA